From Salinibacter grassmerensis, the proteins below share one genomic window:
- a CDS encoding biotin/lipoyl-containing protein has translation MDASDGQVYRALVDDRAFDVAIQDDQLVVDGEAKDYTFEVLRDGYVSMIVDGASVPVSVEPTGEDTLRVTIDGRRTEVQVKDERDLLVEEFGLGEDAVAGGQVRAPMPGLVLDLLVEVGDEVAVDEGLLVLEAMKMENELKAPSGGVVQAIHAASGDAVDKDALLIEIEAA, from the coding sequence ATGGACGCCTCGGACGGTCAGGTCTACCGCGCGCTCGTCGACGATCGAGCATTTGACGTCGCGATTCAGGACGATCAGCTCGTCGTGGACGGCGAGGCGAAAGACTATACCTTTGAGGTGCTGCGGGACGGCTACGTGTCGATGATTGTGGACGGTGCGAGCGTGCCGGTGTCGGTGGAGCCGACGGGGGAGGACACGCTGCGCGTGACGATTGATGGGCGGCGCACGGAGGTTCAGGTGAAGGATGAACGCGACCTGCTGGTGGAGGAGTTTGGGCTCGGGGAGGACGCCGTGGCGGGGGGACAGGTGCGGGCGCCCATGCCGGGCCTCGTGCTCGACCTGCTCGTGGAGGTGGGCGATGAGGTGGCGGTCGACGAGGGCCTCCTGGTGCTGGAGGCGATGAAGATGGAAAATGAACTGAAGGCCCCGTCCGGCGGCGTCGTACAGGCCATCCACGCCGCAAGCGGCGACGCGGTGGACAAAGACGCGCTGCTGATTGAAATTGAAGCAGCGTGA
- the prmA gene encoding 50S ribosomal protein L11 methyltransferase gives MDTIELTLTIPPAEHAPFLAELEAHATGFVQSDTELRAYVPADRWAAVDQKQLEARLAADGHPGALSIRPLEAKNWNAVWEDTLSPVRAGPFLICPASVDPPAVQNDAMVLRIDPEMSFGTGHHATTRLALRLLADTLARGDRVLDVGTGTGVLAIAACRAGADTALGVDPNSNAVRNARENVRRNVGTDCVTVQEGSVEAAPASRYDLVAANITRRVLLELMPALAAHLAPDASLLLSGILQSHRDGFLDAVASHGLHPDAEITEDGWWAGRFSRSPSA, from the coding sequence ATGGACACGATCGAGCTCACCCTCACCATTCCGCCCGCGGAGCACGCCCCGTTTCTGGCGGAGCTGGAAGCGCACGCCACCGGCTTCGTCCAGAGCGACACCGAATTGCGCGCCTACGTGCCGGCCGATCGCTGGGCCGCCGTCGATCAGAAGCAGCTAGAGGCCCGCCTGGCCGCCGACGGCCATCCCGGGGCGCTATCGATTCGGCCACTGGAGGCGAAGAACTGGAACGCCGTCTGGGAAGACACCCTCTCGCCCGTCCGGGCCGGGCCGTTCCTTATCTGCCCTGCTTCGGTCGACCCACCGGCCGTCCAGAACGACGCCATGGTGCTCCGCATCGATCCCGAAATGAGCTTCGGCACGGGGCACCACGCCACCACGCGGCTGGCCCTGCGGCTCTTGGCCGACACCCTCGCCCGCGGCGATCGCGTGCTCGACGTGGGCACCGGGACCGGCGTGCTCGCCATCGCGGCCTGTCGCGCCGGTGCCGACACGGCGCTGGGGGTGGACCCCAATTCCAACGCGGTGCGCAATGCCCGTGAGAATGTCCGCCGGAACGTAGGGACCGACTGTGTGACTGTGCAGGAAGGATCCGTGGAGGCCGCACCGGCCTCCCGCTACGACCTCGTGGCTGCAAACATCACGCGACGCGTCCTGCTAGAGTTAATGCCGGCCCTCGCCGCCCACCTTGCCCCCGACGCCTCCCTCCTCCTCTCCGGCATTCTCCAGTCGCACCGCGACGGCTTCCTCGACGCGGTCGCGTCCCACGGCCTTCACCCCGACGCAGAGATTACGGAAGATGGGTGGTGGGCCGGTCGATTCTCTCGTTCTCCATCCGCCTGA
- a CDS encoding DUF1460 domain-containing protein, which translates to MGETGLDVSIPLPPAMSVRLRSLLAVLPGLLVGLALLSGCQPGPDGSTEAASPPQSSGPLALSDSVLSPPGTTADRFEAALETARSLSEDTGSIGRVMQEIGHHFRGRPYLTGTLDAPETEALVVRFDGFDCVTFVETALALARSTQASDTTYAGFARRLAEQRYRDGGPVGYCGRLHYFTEWITNNSKRGHVRRLGTELKGRPLRDTVDFMSTHRSAYSRFAANDSLFACVQEMETRLQARQRRDPVRYVPQDSIRAVYDQLRAGDIVALVSSIDGLDVAHTGLVYAHSDGGRGLLHASLSDGVVVSPDLQRYVQTIERQIGMVVARPQPVQ; encoded by the coding sequence ATGGGTGAAACCGGACTCGATGTGTCCATTCCGCTCCCTCCCGCCATGTCCGTGCGCCTCCGAAGCCTGCTCGCTGTGCTGCCGGGACTGCTCGTCGGCCTTGCATTGTTGAGCGGCTGCCAGCCTGGTCCCGACGGATCCACCGAGGCGGCCTCGCCTCCCCAATCCAGTGGGCCTCTGGCCCTGTCGGACAGCGTGCTCTCCCCGCCGGGCACGACTGCCGATCGCTTCGAGGCAGCCCTGGAGACAGCCCGTTCGCTCTCGGAGGACACCGGCTCAATCGGACGGGTGATGCAAGAAATCGGACATCACTTCCGCGGGCGTCCCTACCTCACCGGCACGCTCGACGCCCCCGAGACCGAGGCCCTCGTCGTTCGCTTCGATGGATTCGACTGCGTGACGTTCGTCGAGACCGCCCTTGCCCTGGCCCGCAGCACCCAGGCATCCGACACGACGTACGCAGGTTTTGCGCGACGCCTCGCGGAGCAGCGGTACCGCGACGGCGGGCCGGTGGGCTACTGCGGGCGGCTGCACTACTTTACGGAGTGGATCACCAACAATTCGAAGCGGGGGCACGTGCGGCGGCTCGGCACAGAGTTGAAGGGGCGTCCCCTGCGCGATACGGTCGACTTTATGAGCACCCACCGGTCGGCGTACAGCCGATTTGCCGCCAACGACAGTCTCTTCGCCTGCGTGCAAGAGATGGAGACGCGCCTGCAGGCGCGACAGCGGCGCGATCCAGTGCGGTATGTGCCGCAGGATTCGATCCGCGCCGTCTACGATCAGCTCCGGGCCGGGGACATCGTGGCGCTCGTTTCTTCGATCGACGGGCTGGACGTGGCGCACACCGGCCTCGTGTACGCCCACTCGGACGGCGGGCGCGGCCTTCTGCACGCCTCGCTCTCCGACGGCGTAGTGGTTTCGCCCGATCTTCAACGGTACGTTCAGACGATCGAGCGGCAGATTGGTATGGTGGTGGCCCGTCCTCAGCCCGTCCAGTGA
- the ubiE gene encoding bifunctional demethylmenaquinone methyltransferase/2-methoxy-6-polyprenyl-1,4-benzoquinol methylase UbiE, producing MPEHSHPPIGEAEGKAEAVETMFDAVAPRYDLLNRVLSAGVDRYWRSRAVQTLRDEQPQRVLDVATGTADLALKVQRTLHPRETIGIDLSAEMLDRGREKIKQANLASRIVLQKEDAADLPFDDGSFDAAFVAFGVRNFEDLDAGLGDIRRVLGPGGALVVLEFSTPRATPIKQLYRWYSRHVLPRIGGLLSPDQGAYEYLPSSVAAFPDGVDFLRRMGGAGFVDLSWTPLTFGIASLYTGRVQRSATDSA from the coding sequence ATGCCCGAACACTCCCATCCCCCCATCGGCGAGGCCGAAGGCAAGGCGGAGGCCGTGGAGACCATGTTCGACGCCGTGGCCCCCCGCTACGACCTCCTGAACCGAGTCCTCAGTGCCGGCGTTGACCGGTACTGGCGCTCTCGGGCCGTCCAGACGCTGAGGGACGAACAGCCACAGCGCGTGCTGGACGTGGCGACCGGCACGGCCGACCTGGCCCTCAAAGTTCAGCGCACCCTTCATCCCCGCGAGACGATCGGCATCGACCTCTCCGCAGAAATGCTGGACCGGGGCCGGGAAAAGATCAAGCAGGCGAACCTTGCCTCCCGGATTGTGCTCCAGAAGGAGGACGCCGCCGACCTCCCGTTCGACGACGGCTCGTTCGACGCGGCCTTCGTGGCATTCGGCGTGCGCAACTTCGAGGACCTCGACGCCGGCCTCGGCGACATTCGGCGGGTGCTGGGGCCCGGCGGCGCCCTCGTCGTGCTGGAGTTTAGCACCCCCCGCGCGACGCCCATCAAGCAGCTCTACCGGTGGTACAGCCGCCACGTCCTGCCCCGCATCGGCGGCCTGTTGAGCCCCGACCAGGGCGCGTACGAGTACCTGCCCAGTTCGGTCGCGGCGTTTCCGGACGGCGTGGACTTTCTCCGGCGGATGGGAGGGGCCGGCTTCGTGGACCTGTCGTGGACGCCCCTCACATTTGGCATTGCCTCCCTGTATACGGGGCGGGTGCAGCGGAGCGCAACCGATTCCGCATGA
- the pfkA gene encoding 6-phosphofructokinase, translated as MECLGVYTSGGDAPGMNACLRAVVRTAVANDIEVMGIRRGYEGMIEADFVEMERRSVSNILQSGGTILKSARSEAFRTEEGRRMAANNLRENNIDALVAIGGDGTFRGASKLYDEHGLGVVGCPGTIDNDLYGTDQTIGYDTALNTAIHNIDRIRDTADAHNRLFLVEVMGRDAGFIALNSGIGGGAELILIPETITEMDMVKERILSLMTAQRRSTIVVVAEGDELGGAQGIERALRDDEAFSDIELRSTILGHTQRGGAPTASDRVLASRLGVAAVESLMDGHSDVMVGMTNNEVKLTPLRNVYGRRKSIDYDLLKLTQILS; from the coding sequence ATCGAGTGCCTCGGCGTATACACCAGTGGCGGCGACGCTCCGGGCATGAACGCATGCCTCCGGGCGGTCGTCCGTACGGCCGTCGCCAACGACATTGAGGTGATGGGCATCCGTCGGGGATACGAGGGCATGATTGAGGCCGACTTCGTGGAGATGGAGCGGCGCTCGGTCTCCAACATCCTCCAGTCGGGTGGCACGATCCTCAAGAGCGCCCGGTCGGAGGCCTTCCGCACCGAGGAGGGGCGCCGGATGGCCGCCAACAACCTCCGCGAGAATAACATCGACGCGCTTGTGGCCATTGGGGGAGACGGTACGTTTCGGGGGGCGTCGAAGCTCTACGACGAACACGGGCTCGGGGTGGTGGGCTGCCCGGGAACGATCGACAACGACCTGTACGGCACCGACCAGACGATCGGGTACGACACGGCCCTCAACACGGCCATCCACAACATCGACCGCATCCGCGACACGGCCGACGCCCACAACCGGTTGTTTCTCGTGGAGGTGATGGGGCGGGATGCCGGGTTTATTGCCCTCAACTCCGGCATCGGGGGCGGGGCGGAGCTGATTCTGATCCCCGAAACCATTACGGAGATGGACATGGTGAAGGAGCGCATCCTGTCCCTCATGACCGCCCAGCGGCGCTCCACCATCGTTGTCGTGGCCGAAGGGGACGAGTTGGGTGGGGCTCAGGGCATCGAGCGCGCGCTGCGGGACGACGAGGCCTTCTCGGACATCGAGCTCCGCTCCACCATTCTCGGCCACACGCAGCGGGGCGGGGCCCCGACGGCCAGCGACCGGGTCCTGGCGAGCCGCCTCGGCGTGGCCGCCGTCGAGTCTTTAATGGACGGCCACTCGGACGTGATGGTGGGAATGACCAACAACGAGGTCAAGCTCACGCCCCTCCGCAATGTCTACGGCCGGCGCAAGTCGATCGACTACGACCTGTTGAAGCTAACGCAGATTTTGAGCTAA
- the aat gene encoding leucyl/phenylalanyl-tRNA--protein transferase — protein MPDDLTPDLLLRAYANGVFPMGDDDTGIVRWHAPDPRAHLPLDAFHVPHNLRRRVRRREFEVTADHAFASVIEACADRARTWITPRIIRVYTDLHERGYAHSVECWQEGDLAGGLYGVGLHGAFFGESMFYRVSNASKVALVHLVRQLWAGGFALLDTQYSTEHLERFGVTTIPRPTFEQKLIRALDIDPDWWPLTDAEAASLDTPVSELSAASPAPLGNESAPNG, from the coding sequence ATGCCCGATGACCTCACGCCCGATCTCTTGCTCCGCGCTTACGCCAACGGCGTCTTCCCGATGGGGGACGACGACACCGGCATCGTGCGGTGGCACGCCCCGGATCCACGGGCCCACCTCCCGCTCGATGCGTTCCACGTTCCCCACAACCTCCGCCGGCGGGTGCGGCGGCGCGAGTTTGAGGTGACCGCCGACCATGCCTTCGCCTCCGTCATCGAGGCCTGCGCGGACCGGGCCCGCACCTGGATTACCCCGCGCATCATTCGGGTGTACACCGACCTCCACGAGCGTGGGTATGCCCATAGCGTAGAGTGCTGGCAGGAAGGCGACCTGGCAGGCGGACTCTACGGGGTCGGACTCCACGGGGCGTTTTTTGGCGAATCGATGTTCTACCGGGTCAGCAATGCCTCAAAGGTGGCACTCGTCCATCTCGTACGTCAACTGTGGGCGGGCGGCTTTGCCCTGCTCGACACACAGTACTCGACCGAGCACCTCGAGCGCTTCGGCGTAACGACCATCCCACGGCCCACATTCGAGCAAAAGCTCATCCGGGCGCTCGACATCGACCCCGACTGGTGGCCCCTCACCGACGCCGAGGCGGCGAGTCTCGACACCCCCGTGTCCGAGCTGTCGGCCGCGTCGCCCGCCCCGCTCGGAAACGAGTCGGCCCCGAATGGGTGA